The following DNA comes from Miscanthus floridulus cultivar M001 chromosome 5, ASM1932011v1, whole genome shotgun sequence.
ATGGTATTATTTGATCTGGATTGTCAATTGGATATTcttttgcttgttattttatgtctaCTTGTTTTATAGAACAAACATATCAGTTAGAGATAAACAATCTGGAGCTTTCACGCTAAAGGTGATTATTAACTTGTTTACCGCCACTGTGCCGTCTCATGGACTATTAGAGCTAATCAAACTTTTGAACTCATTATGAGTGAGACACATGTGAGGCTATGATCTGAATCTGAAGGTGTCTTGATTATTATTCTAATTTTAAAAGTCTCCTTTGAACAAATTTTGATCAGGTGGGTCAACTTGAAGGTTACCTGCTGCAACCTGAAGGAGGCTGGCCTTACATGGGAGGGACGTGCTCACTGCGGCCTTGATGATGCCCGCAATACTGCTCGCCTCCTGGCAATTATACGCTCAAATTTTTAATGCGGTGGATCAGCCAATATACCCTGGTTAGATGTTACTGGCAAAGCATTATACTCATGCTAGTGTTCCTACAGAGTGAACAAAAATTGACTGATCAACATCAATGTGCATTCTAATGATTCGCTGCAAATCAGGGGCATACAGAGTGAGAATTTTACAGCAGTTGGTAATAATACATCATGAACCATGAACTGAACACTTAACTACATGGCTAGGCAGCCTAAGCTACATCAACACCCCCTTCCATTTGGATTACAGTATGTGCAGATATGTCCAAATCAAGTCTGTCGCAGCCCTGTCAAATCTCCTGATGATAAGATAACCATTGAAAACCAAATTGTGAAAAAGTATTGCAGTCAAATTGCATGTTCTTGCTATTCCTTCGGCCGAGCAAGCCAGAGAGAGCTTAGGGCACGGAGACGTGAAGAGTAATCACTTATCACAAGCAGCGCCCGAGCTGACTGTCTAGTGGTCAGGATCCTTTGCATCTGTTGTAGGGTCTGCAGCCGCAGGTTATCAGCCTTGATACATACAGCAAAGAAAAGTAGCAGGATTTAGGCACCGTATTCACATGCTCTCTACTTCTCTAGTCCCTCCATCCCTAAAAGAATGCATATCTCACTTCTCAGAGAACCAAaccttttttaagtttgactagttTATAGAAAACAGTATCAGCACTTGTAGACCTAAAtacatttattataaaaatacattccaCAATTAATCTAATGACACTTATTACGCATCATAAACAAATATTACTACTTTTTTTATGTGTCTGATCAAACTTAAAAGAGTTGTCCTTGAAAAGTGAGATGTGCATTCTGTTAAGGCATTTGGAAAAGAGGGTTAATACCTGACGAAGGAAATTCTCAAGCGTTCCGAGCTttcccatggccatggccatctgACCCATGTAGTTTGCCACATTTCCTGTTGATCCAGAAGACGAAAGAGACCCAGCCAAGGTTTCAGCCAAGGATTGCTGAAGGGCCTCCATTCCTTGTGAAAGAGCATCCTCAGCCTGCTGTGAAGATTGCTGAAGGTTGCCTATCCCTGACAGCTGCTGCTCGGTGAGAGGTTCAAGTTGTGTCGAAAGAAGCTGCAGTttgcatatatatattttatcaGTGACCCAAACAATGAAATCACCAGTGCTTGAAAAGAGAACAAATTCCATGTATTCCTAAAAAGTGCGTTACTACTCTAGGAGGCCCCAAAAGATAATAAACACATTGTAAGGCTAGTACATTGCACACCTTTAAAACCTCAGATGGTCGGAAACCTCCTAGCCACAAGAAACACCTCTCTGCTGGTGTCTTCCACATGCCTGATAAGACGTGAAAGACATCTGCCTTGGCTGCATTTCCTTTGAGCCTGAAAATCTCATCATAGTGTGACATGATCTTATCAACAACACTGCGGAGATCAGTATCACTTGCATGAGCACTGACACCAGCCCTTAGTTCACTAATTTGCCGATTGTGCTCTTCCAACCACCTCGCATACTCCATATCAAAGGCCAATGCCCCTGTACGAAAACAGATTTCCCCCATAAAAAAGCAGGAATTACTGCATGAGTGCTCCTATGGTAATGAGCAAGCAAACATTATGCATGCGAAGTAATAATTACCATTTCCACTCATGGAGTGTGACTGATCAACTGAACTAGATATAAAAATGCCCTGTGAGAGAGAATATCTTAAGCAAACTTCAATTTAGTCAATAGGACACACGGCTGTAAAATGTGACATGCAATAGGAGTAACCTGCTGACGAGCTCGTTGCAACTCTTGCTCTAGTTGGGTAAGTTTTAGTCTGCTATTCTCCAACTGTTGAACATATGCCTATAGGAATAGAAAAATTACCCATCAATACCACAGCAATTAGCAATCCACATCAGAAATTGGAAACGGGTACTTGCCACTTGCTTGTGCAATCCTCTTACAGAAatcttaaaacaaaagtatttaatAATGACAAGGGTAAGTCAGCACTGATTTGTATTACTTAGTTCGCTTGATTGGATTCTCATTATTAAAGTTTGAGTTAACAAGCATGTGAGCATGTGAACCTGATCTAACAATACAACAGAATTTGCAGTGAGTTCGTACTATTCGTTGAGACCACGTGGTGTATGatcaaagaaagcaaataatattcatcacaagAACATCAATAATGACTTAGTGAATGAATAAATCATGCTCTCTATTGAGATAGAAGTTTATTCTAGATGGCTCTATCAGCTTACTGCTGGTGCAGCCGCCAGCTGCTGAACATATCATATTGAATTATGACTATTGTGCAAACCCAAGAGTTCCCCCATAAAGGCTGGATCTTCACAAACAGAATACATCCATTACGAGGATGGCAAGGTGCATAAAGAGATATTATGGATAATAAGTAATAGACTAATTGTGCTAAGGAGATGAATTTGTCCCTAGTTACAAGTTACTAGTCATGCTGTAAGATTCATGAACTTCTCATATAAAGGACCACTAGAGCAAACCCCCAGAGGAAAAAGTCAGCTCTGAGAACTGAAAATGAACATGGAAGAGTTAAACTTTCCCAAAAATAAAATGCTAACGCTTATTAGAGTAACAGTAACTTCCATGGAACTCAACTAAAGCTTCATATGGAAGTAAACTGATAGCAACTTTTACACTTCCCTTTTGCTGGATTTACATTCCAGCCTGTAGCAAGCACAGCTTTCAATGCACGGCACTTATACAAACAACAACGACAAAAAAAAATGCAATATACTTTGTGTACAATGATACCAGCAACAAGTCCTGAAGAAAAGAAAACCTTATTCCTGAACATAAAAGCACTGCTATAACAAGTAGAGGTCTATAGAAACATAAAAGCACTGCTTTAAGACTACTAAAAACAAACATCCAAACAAGCACTGCTTTATTTTTAAGTACAAAGATGTAAAAACTAAATCCACACACCTTCTTCCTTAATCGGCTCTTCCTTGCAGCCTCACGATTTTGAGCAAGACGACGCAGTGTCTACAAAATAAATTATAAGGAAAAGAAACAGCAGAAACATGAAATGAAAACAAGATTGCTACTTCAAAACATGCACCTTTTGATCTCCATGTTTGTCCTTGGATCTGTCACTGGAGTCAGAAGCAACAAGAGCACCTGGGCCTGGTTCAAGCTGCCGATGAAAGCATAATCATCAAGCTCTGATTTATTCATTCCTATCTGTACACCACAGATTTTCCCCCTCTTTCCAAGGTTTTACTTAAAAATCGGAAGTATTTTCCATACTTCTTTTTAAAGCACAAGTAGTCAACGCCTGGTAATGTTTATCCATCACACCAATTTTCTCTTTAAAATAAAAGCTTTTAGCTCCCCTCCCATCAACTATGCTTGGAAATACCACAATGTTAGATTTTCATACAAAGGTTCCTTGGCTGCCTTTTGATAGTGTTTGCATGCATCAACTACTACCAAATCAACTAATCAGATGACCTACGTTGGAGGTAAATTCAGAACTCGCTGTCTGTGTTAGTGTATAAAACAGTAAATGCACATATAATGCAACCAGCTtataatgcatgtgatagtgaTACTATAATACCATCAGACAAGCTACTGGAAAGAATGAAAAGCTTAAGGGGAAAAGGttgggaattttttttaaaaaaaaggtcaAAGAGTTTTAAGGCCCAAATCAAGaaattatgatttttttttctcaaacagaGCAGGAAAGCTGTCATTTCATTTATAAAGAAAAAAATTATGTTCTTCACTGACCAAACCTATTACTTAATAGTGACATGGAACTTTGCCAGCTATATACAAATCCAACTGTTCACGATGTTGTTTCAGTTTCAGGACTCCCTAATTTTGTGGATTATGTTAATTGTCCATGCACTACACAGTGTATGGGAGTATTAAGTCTCAAAGTTTTATTCTAGATATTTACTCAAGAGCCCTGAACTCCTGAAGCGATTTACATGTACCCTGTGTTTTAAGAGCAATTCCGCAACACAGATTTTTAATAAGAAACTAAATGTAACTGGTACTTCCTACTTCCTAGCATAGACCACTGTCAGTACACACACGTCGTCCTCCATGGCTCCATCTTTACAAATAATTGAAGGAACAACAAGCTATAGGACTATCTTAGAAGAAAACATGTATGTTCAGTCCATCTTGCCTGTTCAATTTTTACTGCTGCTCTTTATCAAATCATTTACCTGTGATAGTGGATTTCACATAACTACATGGAAGCATTGGTACATATATGGTTTTTGAACTGAAAGTGATGTTTGGTATCATATTGTAAACACTAATGATGATTCACACAATACTTTAGAAATATTATCGGGTCACATCACATACCCAGAAAATAGTATTTGCGTTGAACACCCCAGATCAAGATCAACCAGACTTACCCCGTGATTGTCGTCAGTATCATCTGTTGATGTTTCTGTTCTAGGGCTGGCATCTGCCATTGTAGACTATACTTCGGTTCTTAAAATGCGTCCTCCACGCAAAATCAGATTATACTATCTGCTTGTTAAAAATGGAACGTGTCAGAGACATAATATCAATGTTAAGATCTAAAAATGATGAAACTTGAGCGATAGTAGGTATGATCACTCAACCAATTCAATTTCGAAATGCCCAATAGGAAAATGAGTACACACTACACACAATATCTAATTTGATGAATTGATTCGATGTGAAGATTGGATAAATAAACAACAGGTCTCAACAAACAAGCAGATACCAGTTATGTACCACTTCATTCCAAAAAGCGGCACTAAGCGCACGCTTCAGCGCTAAGCGAACGGGTAACGCTTCGTTTTGGGGCATAAGCGCTCCCAAAGCAGCGCAACCGCCTTGGTGGAGCAGCGCCTGCTGGCTTCCCGCTGCCCGCCGGCCACGCACGGCGCACAGCGTAGCCGCCGGGGCCAGGCACCGTGGACGGTCCACTGGAGGCGGGAGGGGAGGGAGACACACACGCAGGGTCACCGGCCAGTGTGCGGAGGACCAGAGGCGAGGGCGTGAGGCGACTGGCGAGAGGCGGGAGAGGGAGCCGCTGACGCCACCGCCGAGCCTGGGACTGCCCCGCCATCGCTGAGAGCCCGAGcctgagcgccgccgccgtcgcctgcATGCCGAGCGCAAGTGGGGGAGGGAGCGGAACAGTGGCAGACCCAGGATTCAAATCCAGGGTATGCCTAACCAAAACTTTATTACCCAATATGGTATAATCTAATACAAAATTTCAGTAAATGGTTCGGTTAAAATATAATATATCTACAAATACTCATAATACCTTAAATTCAACAAATAAGTTTGAAATTTGCATAAATAACAATATAAATTGTTCGACTGTAATATAAGGTCTTACATAAATACCAGAAGATTGCAATACTAGTCTGCCAACACATacaacaaaacaagcaaaagAGACGTATTCATCAGGCATATGCTCCCAACCGACCAATCCATCTAGCGGCAAATCAGGGACATGGAGATAGGGAATCACCACTCAGTCACCAGTCAAGACTCAAGACTCCAGAGATGCTCACCGGTCACAAGCAGGGAGCCAAGGAGGGTAGTGGTGACTGGTGTCCAGCTCCAGACGGGCGGCCGGCGGACGCACAGGCGCACGCCGCACCCGCACAGCGGCCAGTACCGACGCGCCGCCCAGATCTGTCGGCAGCCGCCCGCCTACCCGCCCTAGGCCCCTGCCGAAGGCTGCGAGCTATCGGACAGCAGGCAGCAGCCACGACCGGAGTCCGACGAGGAGCGACTTGGCGAGCAGAGGCCAGAGGGAGCCGGGAGGCCAGAGACGGTCTGGGCGCCTGGCGGAGAGGCTCCTAAGACTCCCGACGACGACGCAACGAGTCGGGGCTCGGTGACGGCGGATGTGGGGTGGGAGTCAGAATGGTATGAGGCAGGCGAAGTCCATTTTAGCTGACTAGTTTTCGTCgttgaacttcaaaaccggataaaACATATTTATTTTATCCTCTGATTTGGTTATACGTGGTTTTCAAAGgtagttttattttttcttttttatttattttggataatcttttaaaaaatcataataaatcgtagaaaaatataaaatagaaaatccaatttttttactccacgtgagtagatctacatattAAATATATAATAGGGTAtactttagtataaagtttttgttgtacCTTAAGATCTATTTTTTCGTAATTAATTTAAAGCTGCAATTTTTATGGTCCAATTGTAGTGAttttttttatggtgggctaattattatatgattgaactgttgtaaaaatttcatgctcattggatcgtgtataactgagttatagattttatttagttttatgcttgttaaatagttttaaaatagttaaaagtgtgtaaaaatagaaacgagtatgaaatttttactacagttaaaGCATAAAATAATTAAACCATCATAAaattttcaccacaattggaccatagaaactgcaactatgaattaattatataaaattatagatctagagctacagcaaaaactttgtattaaaacatatcatattatatgtttagTGTGTAGATCTACTCGTGTGGAGcccaaaaaaattgaattttccattttatgaatcttctatgatttactatgatttttcaaatatttagctaaaaataaataaataaaagacaAAACCGGCTTTAAAAACATCTATAACCGGGTCAGGAGGTAAAATGAACCGTTTTAAAAGTTAAGGAGGTGATTTACCCGGTTTTCAAGTTCGGGGGAAAAACTATACTTCGAGGATAGTTTAGGGAGGTAAAATAGATTTTTTTCAAATGATAATTAGTAAGTTTGTTGGGCTACATTTCAGGATAGTCCTAGATACCCGTCGGGCCTGCCACGGCAGTTGTCGGGCTATGCGACGATATTTAATTAATTGTTATTGatacctttgccaagtttaccGTGATAACTACAAATTTACGAGGAAAATAGGAACTGGCCTGCAACTTTGCTATTTTCGCTGATGCCACCGTGCCACCGTGGATCCTGGCCTGTCCCGAACAGAGACACGCTGAAAAGTTTGTTTTACCCCCACACCTATCTCTCTTCAGGTCACTTCTAGAGGGGCTCAGCTGTCGgcaccttcttcctccctcttctctttcttctcagcctgttcgtttggctgtggcttgtcgtaaacgatcataaattttcagccgaaatagtatttttctctcacataaatcaaccggcaatacttcttcacgaaccagcaacgaaacgAACCGGCCATCCGAACATGCTGTCTGTCTTCCACCTGCGCCGGGCAACAATGGCGGTCGTGTGGGAGGCCAACAAGGTGCTGGACGAAGCACGACACCTCGGCATGCTTTCTGTGCAGAGCGTCCGCGTGGGAAGGGGGCAGGACCTGTCGGCACCTTTATATTCTTTCTCCACAATGCGCCGGCTATCGGCCTGATCTCTATCTCCGGTGACGAGCCAACCAAGGTGAGCCACCAGGGAGCTTCCCATCATCATCCTCTCCCTCCCCATGCTCTTGGATGTGGATATGGTGGCCGGAATCACCGTCTCGCAAAGCTCCCCATGCTCTCCCACTGTGCATATCTCAATCGCGATCCTCGTCAGTGCAGGAGGGCATGTAGAGATCCGACCCCCTGCTGGGCAGCCCGCGGTGCTCATTGTCGCCAAACCCCCCGCCACCGCGGTCCTCGAAGCCGTCGCGGGGCCGGTCGAGCTCGTGCGAGAATGGTAAATGAACTTATCGTAGGCCTTTTCTTGAATAAACCATGGATGGTTTTGTTGATGCACCGAGGCCGGAAAAAATATTGGTGTGCACTTTTTAAGAGATGGTAAGTGAAGATCACACTCTGGCTGCAGGTCGTGAAAGTATTATGGGTTAGTAACGGCTTGTGTGGAGAAAATATCTCCGATGAGTATCAAAGAAAATTCGAGGAAGTCAATACTTTTTTTGTGGATGTGTTCTTGGAGTTCTTGCCGATTGTCTTGGTAGATATGGCATGCACATAAAAAGACGGAAAATAGTTGTGGGATGAACTAAATGCTAAATTCGGTGAACTAGATGCAATCAATCAATTGTACGTCATGGAGAGCTTCCATGACTATAAAGTTGAGCAAGCTCATGAGATAAAATGCGTTGTAAAGAAACTCGAGCTCCATAGGTGTGTCGTACCTCACAAGTTTGTGGTTGGATATGTTATTAGAAAGTTGCCTCCACAAAGGGGTTTAATTTCGTCACTACTCTCAACCACAAGAGATAGAAAACATTAATTGGAAAACTCTCTTAATATCGAGTAGAAGGCTCAGGCTAAAGATATTAATGATAGTGGGAGACAAGATGGCGTGAGATGGTACCATCTCTGATTTCTAGATTGGATGATTCCATTTCTATTTGGTTGAGAAGAGACGAAATCGACCTATTTTTGTTTGGTTTGAGGGCACCAAAAGTGAGATCAGTTGCTAACAAGTGGAGCCCACGTGCCAGTCTTTTTTCCTTCCCCTTTCCTTCCATACGGACGAATCCAGGAGCTCCTCCTTCCTTTCCTCTTCCATACGGGGCCGGCGCTCGGCGGTGGGGCAGGGCGGAGCCCGCGTGCTCGCTGGCGGCCGGGCGGAACGGAGCTTGGCCTGTGAGGAGGCGGCTCGGGCCGGAGCCCGCGCGCTCACCGGCGGCCTAGCGGGGCAGAGCTCGCGTGCGAGGAGGCGGGTCGGGGTGGAGCCCACGCACTCACCAGCGCCCGGATATGGCAGAGCGCGTCCGCGAGGCGGCGGCACGGGGCTCGCTCGCCTGCTTCTTCCTCGACTCCGGCAACTCTGGTTAGTCCctacttcttccttctccctcaaCTACAAGCAAGCCCCCGCTCATCGTCTCGTTCTTCTCACACGCGCGTGCGGCATTCGTCCAACCGAGGATGTCCCCGTCCGCTCGTTTTTCGGGGGTGAAGCGAGCTTGGATCTTGTGTGAATATTCGCCTGTGGGACGTCCTCACCTCCGGTTGCCTCCAAACCAAACAACGCTCGCCCCGAGGCCGTCCCATCCCGTCCCTGCTCCTCCACGCACCCAAACACTACCTAAGGGTTTGCAAAAGTGTCTTTGGTTTGGTGGTAGGGTTTTCTAGTGGTGTTGCACTTTTTTTAGAAAATTGTGATGTAAGTGTGGAGTGTATGGGTACCCTCTCAAAAAAGACTGAGGGTTTGATTTGACCATCGGCCATTCTACGTAGGTTGGTTTACTAGTGGTGTCCATATAATTATAAAAATCGTGGTTGACTTGATAGTTTGTGGTTTGCAAGTTGTTGCATTATAACAGGGTTTTATTCAAATTATTGTTAAATGTTTTTTATTTTGATGTAATGTTTACATTTACTTATTGGTAATGCTGGGTCAGGGCTCCAGACAGACAGACTCGCTTCATAGAAAACTCCCCACTCCTTACCACCGCTCGTTCCACCGCGTTGCCCGCCTTTCTCACTCCGCACTCCACCACGCCGCTCACTCACCGTGCCCGGTGAGGCTCCACACGGATGCTCCAGCAAGCAGGTAAGGGGAGGAGCTTCGTGTGACCCCGCCATGCCAACAAGTTGCCCACTGTGCTGCAGCACCAGCGAGCTCCACGCCGCCACGAGCTCCACACACCGCCGCTGACCTCAATGCCGGTGTTGAGCTCCGCAACGACGAACCTCGATTCGttcaagcagcaaggtgacattgcactgaaagcgcatgttgcaagcatatatttcaagtgtttcagatgtttatTTCAGAGGTAAGTTACAAGTGCTTtatattgatgttgcaaaagtagatcgtgatgttgcacatgttgcaatgactatacacgtatgttccaagtgtatgttccaaatgtttcatctctttcagacgtacgttgcaagcgttttatctggatgttgcaaaagtaaatctggatgttgcatatacatgcatgtttcaagcgtatgtttGAAGTgattcaggtgtttcatacgtatgttgtaagtatttttatctggatgttgcacatgttttgcaactgctacacacgtgttttcaagtttttctggtgtgttttgcaagtgtttcagacgtatattgcaagtgtttcaattattttcggacgtatgttgcaagtgtttcatataaatgttgcaaaagtagacctggtgttgcacatgttgcaatgggatcCACTTGCGTAATCGCTTGCTGCAGCTGCTGGTGCGCCGTTGTGGGTCACCGTGTGGGCATCTGAGGTCGATAGATGCATCCGCGGCGTGGCATCCACAGATGGGGCAGGTGACTAAGACCCATGTGGGTTCCTGTGTGCGGACGTGGTGGTCACGTGAAACAGTGCGAGTGCGATGGTATGGCGGTACGCACCGTGGGGTCCACACGGTGGGCCACATGAGAACAGGGAGCGCGGACTTCTTTTGCGTGCAGTGCGGCCTCTCGTGGGAAGGGCTGGAGGCAACCGATATTTTGGAGTGGCTCCGGACGTCCGCGCACTAGTAAGCCTTGATGTTTGCTAGAAGGCATCATATTTTTTTACATCTTGTTCGCCTGATGATTTTTACGACTAATAAGccgactgatgctgttttgttgtgagagaaaaatactgcacCATGACTGTCAGgttaataagttcaagcgaaccaATGTTAAAAAAAATTGACTTACTGAACATCCTCAGTCTACCTTGAGCCTTCATTTCGAGCATCACGAATTCTTAAAGGTGGAGCCATTGCACGAGCCGATGAAGCAGTATTTCTCCTGTACTATTTCCAGTCCATGTAGATGTGAGATCTTGGTTTAACAAAtttaaagaagaaagaagaagagaggagttGTTGGACGCCCGATACTAGTTGTTGGTGGAGTTGTTGGACGCCCGATGCTAGTTGTTGGTCTTGTTGGCTTGTCTTACCAGACGTACTCGAGTATATTTTTTTTCACAATAGAACAATATTTTTAGTCATGTCTTTTTAGCAAAACGAAGAGAGCCTTTGTCTTCACCAAGGCGCAGTTTTTCCACTGAGTAACAAAGTTCGTTCACTATTATCAttgcattatcatcatcatccagaaGGGCATGCATTTTCAAAAGAAAATGAGGACACAAACGGTTAGTCTCGAGAGTTTTTTCGCCGCGCGGAAGCAGAGCCCGGAGCGGGTGAGCGCCTGGAGACGCGCATATGTATGCGTCTCGAAaaataaggctgtgtttagttcgtgaaacgAAATTTTGGGATGTCACGTTGGATGTTTTGAGAATGTCGGAAGagatttttggatactaataaaaaaaactaattacatagctcgcccggaaactgcgagacgaatctattaagcctaattaatccataattagcgcatgttagctactgtagcacttatggctaatcatggactaattagtcttaaaacattcgtctcgcgatttctaaccaaactgtgtaattagttttttcatctatatttaatactctatacatatgccgtaagattcgatataatagtttagggtgaaaatttttagaaactaaaccaAAGAACAACCGCATGCCATGCTGCGGCGCCGTCGCTTCCACGGAAGAGACGACGGAGGAGACTAAAAAATTCAAGATCGCGGACCTCGTGTGCACGGTTTTCATCCTTTACAAGCAGGTAGCCCCGCGCGTTGCGCGGGTAATAGTGGGGAAAAAAAATTTGTGTTGCGTGGGGAAAAAAAAATCGAACTGTTCCTTAATGGATTGAGTGCTATTCATAGTAATCCGTTACTGTTCACAGAA
Coding sequences within:
- the LOC136449619 gene encoding transcription factor TGA2.3 isoform X2, with translation MADASPRTETSTDDTDDNHGLEPGPGALVASDSSDRSKDKHGDQKTLRRLAQNREAARKSRLRKKAYVQQLENSRLKLTQLEQELQRARQQGIFISSSVDQSHSMSGNGALAFDMEYARWLEEHNRQISELRAGVSAHASDTDLRSVVDKIMSHYDEIFRLKGNAAKADVFHVLSGMWKTPAERCFLWLGGFRPSEVLKLLSTQLEPLTEQQLSGIGNLQQSSQQAEDALSQGMEALQQSLAETLAGSLSSSGSTGNVANYMGQMAMAMGKLGTLENFLRQTLQQMQRILTTRQSARALLVISDYSSRLRALSSLWLARPKE
- the LOC136449619 gene encoding transcription factor TGA2.3 isoform X1 — translated: MADASPRTETSTDDTDDNHGLEPGPGALVASDSSDRSKDKHGDQKTLRRLAQNREAARKSRLRKKAYVQQLENSRLKLTQLEQELQRARQQGIFISSSVDQSHSMSGNGALAFDMEYARWLEEHNRQISELRAGVSAHASDTDLRSVVDKIMSHYDEIFRLKGNAAKADVFHVLSGMWKTPAERCFLWLGGFRPSEVLKLLSTQLEPLTEQQLSGIGNLQQSSQQAEDALSQGMEALQQSLAETLAGSLSSSGSTGNVANYMGQMAMAMGKLGTLENFLRQADNLRLQTLQQMQRILTTRQSARALLVISDYSSRLRALSSLWLARPKE